CCACGGGTCCTTGCCCACGCCGGCAAACTCGAGGTCGAAGGTCACCGGCTTGGTGACGCCGCGGATGGTCAGGTCGCCGGTCAGCTTGTAGCCGTCGCCGGCGCGCTCCACCTTCGTGCTCTTGAAGGTCAGAGTCGGATAGTTCTGGGCATCGAAGAAGTCGGCCGAACGCAGATGGTCGTCGCGGGCGGAGTCGGCGGTGTTGATGGATGCGACCGGGACGCTGCCCTCGAAGTATGCACCGGTGATATCCGCGGGATCGACCTCAATGCGGCCCTCCACCTGCGTGAAGCGGCCCTTCACC
The nucleotide sequence above comes from Symbiobacterium thermophilum IAM 14863. Encoded proteins:
- a CDS encoding YceI family protein codes for the protein MAKSVWVVDNSHSLVEFAVRHMMIATVKGRFTQVEGRIEVDPADITGAYFEGSVPVASINTADSARDDHLRSADFFDAQNYPTLTFKSTKVERAGDGYKLTGDLTIRGVTKPVTFDLEFAGVGKDPWGNEKIGFSATGKINRKDFGLTWNAVLETGGVLVGEEVKIELHLEAARQA